The sequence below is a genomic window from Monodelphis domestica isolate mMonDom1 chromosome 2, mMonDom1.pri, whole genome shotgun sequence.
tgACCctggggctggctctctatctactgagccaccaatgGCACccaggagtttacaatctaatggaagggACAAGCAAATCTACATggagcaagctatatacaggttaaataggaaataattaagtgggaaggctctagaattaagagggattaggaaagcCTTCTTGTGGAAGATGGGATTTTTGtttggacttaaaggaagccagaaaatgTCCTTTCACAGACACTGATACGGCTAAGTTTGGCCTTTTCCCTGTTCCTATAGGTTAACACCCACTCCTCATCCCCACATCTTTGCACTGGCCGGACTCCATGAGTGGAATGGGCACCCTCTCCATATCTACCTATTAAGTCTCAGCTTCCTTGAAGCTCACTAAGCTGCTCCCCACCAATgaattatcttctatttattttgtacatgctTACATAGGCTACTCCAAAAGTTTATGTAGGTTTAAGCTTCCTTTGAGACGCTTAGGACAGCCTGTGTGGGTGCTGCACGGGTCCCTCCAGATAGAACATGAAGTTCCTCGAGGGCAGGAATGATCTCACGGTTGCTCATTTATCCCCAGCTCTTGGCTCAGAGACAGGGAGACGTCAAGCGCTTAACAGACGTTTCTTGGTCATTTGCCACCCGAGTGAAGAGCTAGGATTCAGGGGTCTGAGTGGCAAATTTCCTAACAATGAGGAATTCCTAACCCGAACTTCTCACCATCTGATCTCCAAGGCTCAGCCTCAGAGTCCCTTTTTTCGGCTTGGTGCTTGCAGAAAGAAGGTCCTTCTTCCTTGAGCCATCGCTGAATGGTTTGTCTCCAGAAGGCTGCTCTAAAAATGCAGCTCTATGACATGGCGGAGGGAGACGTGGAAGGGGGCTCCTGGTAGAGGGAACCCTCTAGCCTTCCGGCACCAGCACAAACAGGGATCAGATCGGCTGTTGGCtgggaagaaatggaaaggaagccCACtgccaggggcagggaaaggggACAGACCTGCCTCCTGGCATTCGGCTAGCTCAAGGAGATTACCGGCTGGTCCGTTGCTCATCTACTTTGTGAATGCATTTTTCTAGGGCTTGTCTTGGCTGCCAGAGTCCACCACTGGGGTCACACGCCAGCGCACACACACTCCCCCCTCCCACAGATTATGCCAAAGAATGTGAACTGAACACAACTTTATTTGCTTCCATCAAATGAAGCCCAGACACCGAGAAGGACGGGTAGCCCAGATCAGGTGGAGAAGCAGAACTACTGACCAAGGGGATGGTCCTCTCTGCGCTATGGCGGATggtcagaggaagctggaggGCAGACCCCCAGGAGTCCTGCCGCCCCTCCAGGAGACCCTTTGGGGCTGCCGACATCTTCTAtcttcccttcaatttctaaatgGGGTGGGAGTGGGTGAAGGAGGTGGAGCCACACGGAGACCCATTTAGGGGGTCTCCGGAGTTACCCTGTGGCTTGCTTGTGGGAGGAAACACGCCGAGGAGGATTCGGGGGATGAAAGACGAGTTTGGGGATCTCTGGAGGAGCTCGGAGAATGCGAGCAGGCTCCCTGGAGCAGAGGCGCTGAGGCACAGTGGGGCCTGGAGGCTGGGTAGCCTGGGAGCCCTGGAAACCTTTCCCAAGGAGAAAACTAGGCTGCACAAACAACACGCCCAGAGCGAGTGAGGGCTTGCTTCCAGGTGACTTCACTCCACCCACTTCTGCTTCTCCCTGGGGGTTCAGACCCCACCGCTCCATCCAGGGGTGCTCCCTGCCCTCTAGCATGGGCCCAAGGAGCCATTCCTCGATGGCCCCGTAAGGGAGGCAGGGAGGTGATGTGGGTGCACGGCCTCCCCCAGGCGGCCTGGCGATCCCAGAGACAGCCACGCGGAGGCTCCTGGCCCCCAGAAAGCAGAGGCAAGCCAGGCAGAGGGGCAGCACCTGAGGGCCTGGAGGCTGGCTCGGGTTTCGGGGGTGCCAAGCGGCCGGTCTAAAGGCTCCTCTGTTCCTCGGCTCGCACAGAATGTCTCCTGtggcttcccctccctcctttcttcctgttGACTCTCCCCACCCCGCTCTCTGAATCACCGACTCCACAGGAAAGCAGCAGATGTTGACTTTGCTTCAGGAAGCCCACGTCAGCTCCCTCCTGTGGGCTGTCCGGTAGGAGGGCAGGAGGCGAGGGGTGGAGACCAGGAGGAGGCCAAGCTCCAAGGCTTccaaagggggagaggaagagggcgGGAGGTCTCAGCCTGGCCAGAGGGCTGGCCACAAGCCTCTTCTCTCCAGGGAACCTCCTGGGAATGGGGTGGCCCAACAAAGGCCTTGGTGCAGGCCCCAGAGCAGGCTCGCCAGAGAGGCGGATGGGCTGGGAGGCTGAAGGGTGGCCTGGGTTATTCTTGGCTGAGGCTGGGCCTCGTCTTCACAGAAGCCTCCCAAAGGCACAGGAGTCAGCCTGGGCTAGAGTCTGGAGGAGAGGGCCGGGGCCTCCCTTTGTCCCAGCCAGCCCCTTTCCCCCTGCCGCTCTCCAAGTCTCAGGGACCCCCATAGAAGAGGCACACGTGGGCCTTCCGCCAGCCTCATTGATCCACTTTCTCATCTCCATCTTCTTCAGGCGCTTTCTTTCGGGCAAAGAATCCAAGCTAAAGGGAGAGAAATGAGGAGCCTTTCTGCCCCAAAGCCTTCCTTTTCCCACAGCCCTGCAGAAGCACAGGAAGCTTTCCTTGCCCGAGGGAAGATACCACATGGGCATCTGTTCTTGAGGCTACCCATTAAGCCCTGGGCCCTAGAGAGGCAGCCTGGCACCTACCATGCAATGGGATGAATCTGGCATCTAAGAACCTgcgttcaaatcctgtttctgccaCCTGGGTGAACCTGGGCTGTCCCTTAACTTCtgtgggcctccatttcctcccctCTAAGGGAAGGGAGTTGCACAAGATGGCCTCCGAGGCCTGTCGGAGCTCTAAACAGGTGATATAGTCCTCCCCGCCTCCATCCCCTGTGGAACAGTCCTCACCTTCCAGAGGCAGAAAACAATGAGGGCCAACAGCAAGAGCCCTCCTAGGACACTGCCAACAAGGATCCACAAGGAGACAGGAACATGGCGGGCCTGGATTATCTCTAGGAGGCTCTGGGGAAAGAGCATCGCTTTGAATCCCGGCCCACCTTCCACCCCCAGGAGCCAGATCCAGCCATAGGGGAACCGGCACATGGGGTCATGCCGGCTCCCCCGGCCAAGGTCCGGCCATGCCCAGTTCAGTTTTCAGAGACCCACCTCACTTCCCTGGGCGGCCTCTGTCAGCTGCAGGACACTGCCCTCCTCCACCCCAAGTTTAAAGCTGCTGACCACAGTGACCGATTTGAACTTGGCCTGCGGGGACAGGAAGTGGGAAAAAAACGTTCATGAGGATCCTGTCTGTGGTCTGCTGGCCAGAGGTGGGGCCTGGGGCTCCCTGGGAGGTCAAGGACTGGCCTAGAGGCCGGGATCTGCTGGATCCTCCGATATCagaatgaagaggaggaggacagGAGAAACGGGGCATGGGACAGTCTGGCCGATTCACCTCCAATCCTGATACAAAAATGATATCCTCCCCCTCGTTTCCCTACTCAAGACCAAGGATGGCGTCCTCTGGCGTCTTATCCTCTTTCTAGATTCCTGAGCTCAGCAGTCAATTTCTCTTGCCCtgtccttacacacacacacacacatacacacacacatacactcacaacACACATGTCTAGACTGGCAGAGTCCTGGCTCTCCCACGTATGTGACTGCCTTGAGTGACTTCCCTTGGACAGACTGACCTTCAGGGCTTTCGTTGACGTCCTACCTTCCCAACATCCCTCTTTCCGCAGCCCAGATCACCCAGTTTAGCACCTAAAGTTTCACAGTTTTGTCTTCCCAACTAGACACTGTGAACCTCTTTGGGGACAGACGAGACCCAACATGGGACTGTTTTCCTATCTACTAAACGGCCTGCCTGGGGTGTTGGGCTTAGCATGGAGAGGCCTGGGTGGGAATCCTGCCCACTGTTTGATTCTGAACtcgagtttcctcctctggaaaatggggaCAGCTCTACATCTAGAATTTCTCTTATAGGATGATGAGAAtccaaggaaaaattaaaaagcattttaaaccTGAAGGCGCTCTGTAAATGTCAGCCACTATTATGATTAGAACAGTAAGCAGGAGGGGCACCGGGGGCTccatggacagagagccaggtctagaggctGGAAAACTTGGGCTCTTCTCTGGCTTCGGGCCCGTCCctgctgtgtggccctgggtaggCCATGTCACCTGATGGCCTGGCCCTGGCTGCTCTTCTGTCAGAATAGTAAAGGGCTCAACAATGGTTCTGCCATTCCAAAAGGCAGTTTGGAAATAAGGTCCCTCCTCAGAGACTGGGATTATCTACCAACCCATTTATAACAGCCTCTTGGTCgtggcaaagaatgagaaaagaagacAAGGCCGCACATGCTGTGACAGGTGGGCATAAGGAGATGTTCATTTCCTGTAAAGGTAAGTGACTGTGAAGAGAGCAGAGGTGAGGAAGACACAGAAAGGCCGCAAAGCGGAGTCAGAGCAACCAGCAAGACATCCCTGATGCCCAAGAGGCAAGCGGGAAGCATGAGACAAAAGCTCAAAAGAGATGGGAGAGGGGTGGAGAGGGGGTTTCTTTTGTTCAAATGGGTTTCTTtggtttttattctttgttcaaaGGGGCAGGTCTCTGGGGAAAGGAAGGTGATCTAGAAACAGGAGAGGTGGGATGAGGCTGGAGAGGCCCCCAGGGAGGAAGGCCCTTCTTCCACGAAGCGTTAACTGACCAGTCAGTGGATGTAAAAGGCAAAGCTTGAACTCTGGTTTCAAGGCCAGCTGGCAAGATAGCactaaaaatggagaaacagcatAAGAGGCAAGAAAAGTCAGCAGAGAGAAGGAGCCTCGTAAGAAGGGAGACAGGACATGGGGAAGGCAGCTCTCACTGGCTTACCCTTCGGAAGAACTCATCGTGGATGAGCCTCAGGAATTGCACAGAGATCTCGGTCCCCCGGGGCAGGTGTCCGAGGTGGCACCGCACTGCCTGGCGCCAGGTGTTACTGCCATTCTGCCAGGCAGAAGGGGTTGGTCAGCACCCTTCAGGCaagccttccttcctcctccccccatcccaggCCCCGGCCCCAGGGCTCCCCAGCCTGCTCGCCAGGGGCTCCTACCAGCTGGCTGGTGTGCCGCAGGTCCTCCGAGTGCATTGGCGCCGTCGAGGGCTCCGTCAGGTTCTGCACAGTGCAGCTGGCCTGGGAGAGGCAGGGGTGTGGAGGGAGAGGGGTCACTCAGACCAGGCAATGGCAGAGGACCTGGTGAGGGATTTTAGGCCAAACAGATCTGAATCACGCCCTGGTGCCACCCTGTCTTCCCCCCAGAGGAGCCTTTCAGCATCCCCCAGGGCCCAGGAAACCTCGCATGGAAGCCATGCAATCTGactcccttgttttacagatagagaaactgaggcccacagaggggAAGGATTCTTGGAAGGCTCTACAGGGACAGGCAGCTCCAGCTCCAAAGCCAAACCTCTTTCTACTATTCCAGGCTGCCTCCTTGGCCTAGAAAGGGTCTGGTCTTGGTCTGCTCCAGACAACCCCTAATCCCCTCATTAAAGTCACccatttccttcaaagttcactTGTTTTTTCTGACAAGTTTAAGTGTCAACTTCAGCACACACGGGTGATAGTAGGACTTGGGGTTTGTGACCAGGATAGAGAAATCCTGGAGAGCAGGGCCCCCCAGGAACTAAGGACAGAGCAGGGACCCCCAGGAACTAAGGTCAGAGCAGGGCCCCCCAGGAACTAAGGACAGAGCAGGGACCCCCAGGAACTAAGGACAGAGCAGGGACCCCCAGGAACTAAGGACAGAGCAGGGGTGCCCCAGGAACTAAGGACAGAGCAGGGACCCCCAGGAACTAAGGACAGAGCAGGGGTGCCCCAGGAACTAAGGACAGAGCAGGGACCCCCAGGAACTAAGGACAGAGCAGGGACCCCCAGGAACTAAGGACAGAGCAGGGGTGCCCCAGGAACTAAGGTCAGAGCAGGGCCCCCCAGGAACTAAGGACAGAGCAGGGACCCCCAGGAACTAAGGTCAGAGCAGGGCCCCCCAGGAACTAAGGACAGAGCAGGGGCCCCCAGGAACTAAGGACAGAGCAGGGGTGCCCCAGGAACTAAGGACAGAGCAGGGGCCCCCAGGAACTAAGGACAGAGCAGGGGCCTCCAGGAACTAAGGACAGAGCAGGGGCCCCCAGGAACTAAGGACAGAGCAGGGGTGCCCCAGGAACTAAGGACAGAGCAGGGGCCCCCAGGAACTAAGGACAGAGCAGGGGCCTCCAGGAACTAAGGACAGAGCAGGGGCCCCCAGGAACTAAGGACAGAGCAGGGGCTCCTAGGAACTAAGGACAGAGCAGGGGCCCCCAGGAACTAAGGACAGAGCAGGGGTGCCCCAGGAACTAAGGACAGAGTGGGGACCCCAGGAACTAAGGACTAAGAGATAACAGAGGCAAGAGAAGCCCCGGGATTCAAGGAAGAGGCAGTCCGGATGCATCAAACTCAAACTCACATTGTAGGTGATAATCTGGGACAAGGACAGGAAGTAGCTACCCCCATGGGCCATGGCAGGGAAGAAGGCAGAAACCACGAGGCCAGGGAGGGAATAGCAGCCAAGGTTCTGTACCTGGTGGGGGAAATGGGACAGAGTGAGGTTGGGGAAGGGGGAGCTGCCTACTCTACCCCTGGCCACGATTTACCAGGAAAGAGAATTCTCACTCCTGaccctccctccctgcccaggCCTCCGCCCCCCTTCCCTGGCACCCTCCAGTCTCTCACCCTGAGGGTGGTTTTGAACTCGGGGCCAGGACTCTCGGGGAGGACCCCGTATGGGTGAACCTCGTATCGGTGCAGCGTGGACTCGCTGCAGGGCCACAGACACGGGGAGCAGATCAGGAAGCACGAGGGGTCGAGTGGGACACAGACAAAGGGAGCAGACGGTCAGCACAGAGACACTGAATCATGGGAGGCcaggacagagacacagagacggGGAACGGGCGAGAAACACTCAGAGAAACGGGGGGCGCACGACAGAAGGGGAGCCGTGGCCGTGCCCCCCCACCCGGGGACCTCTGGCCAAGCTGGCTTTGAGTTTTCTAACAAGCAGAGTATGGATGGGTGCCAGggccgggggtgggggtgggggccctGGGGGGCAGGTGGGGGGCAGCCATACCTGGAGACCAGGAGCTCGGGCTCGTAGCGGAGGTAGGCAGCGGCCTGGGCCACGTTATCGTGCAGGGTCTCGTCGGGCTCCAGGCTGTCGCTGCAGAGTCGAGGGGACAAGCACCCGCTCTAGCGGCCTCCCAgacccccccccttccttctgCCCGCCGTGGCCCCCAGAAGCTCACCTGGACGCAGCCAGCCTCACCAGGGCTTGGCCCAGGATAGCCGAGCAGCTGAACTCGAACTCCAGGGCGAGGGTCACCTGGGTCGGGGGAGAGGCACGAGTGATGGGTCACCCTAGTCTACCTCTCACCTCACGCCTGCTAGCCCGAAGATCCCCCTGCACGAGGGTTCTGAGCCTGGCGAAGCCCTTCTCAGAACCATCTTTTTCTTTGGGGGCAGCTGCATGGCTCCGGGGAGAGACGCTTCCTAGCGGAGGgggagatcctgggcaagtcacgtcgACTCCGCTTGCCTCCGCCGTAAAGTGGGGGCAGCAAAAGCCGCCCCTCCCAGGGGACTGTCAGACTCGAAGGGGATGCGGGATGGACCGGCGCAGACCTGTCTGCTTGGCCCACAGAAGATGCTCTGAAGGCTCTCCAGGCCCTTCTCTTCCCCCAAGTCCAGGGGCCTCCTCTCAGCCCTCAGACTCACCCTGGCCCCCGTCTGGAAAACCGGGTGCCCCACGCTGCAGAGCTGACCGTGGGAGGACGTCGCTGCACACTCCACCTTCACGGCGGCGTCCTTCTGGGGACACAAAATCCGGGTGTCAAGGAACAGGCACAGCTCAACCCTAACGCCCTCTTCTTCTCCCGCCCCTGCCCCCCGGGACACCCCAAAGTGCGCCGTCTCTTTTTTCCTTACCTCCCCCCAACTATTCCCCTTCTCGTCCCCCAGGGAGCAGGGGGAGGGCCGGGGCGCCCTCCTGAAGGGCAGCTGGACCGGCCGAATGGCGATTCCACGTCCCCGGCCATCCCCCTGCTCCTCGGCCTCTTCCTCCCCTCAGCCCCGTCCCAGAGCACCTGAGGGGTGAGGCTAGTCAGGTGGAGGcttttggagaaactgaggctcaagttCGTGTGGTAGGCATTTTCCTTTGTGTTCTCGAGCGCCGCTGACACGAGCACCTTCCGCCGCCCTCCTCGAACCACAAAGGGCTTTTTCCTGAAGGCAGAGGGGGAGAGCTGGTCAAGGAGCCCACAGAGCCCCCGGCTCACTTCACTGCATCTCCCTTTACGGACAGAGAAACTCAGGAGGCTCACACGCTCCCCAACGACTGGTTGCTGGTCGTCCCCACCACGGCCGTCCCCCGACCAGGCGTCCTCCCCAATGTGGTATCTCCGGGAAGAGCAAGCTCTGCTCCCGCGTCTGACCCCCAGATCCGAGCACGGAGCCTGGCCCGGAGGAGGCGTCCAAGAACGAGGCCCCATGGAGTGGCACGGGCCCTTATTTTGcctggcctctgtttcctcctctgtaaaagggggCAGTCATAGTCCCTTCCTCCCCAGATGGCGAGGAGAAATATATCTACCtatgtacattttatatattatatatacacgcacaaatctctcttttttaaacccttactttccatcttggaatcatactgtgtactggctccgaggcaggagagaggtaagggctaggccgtgggggtgaagtgacttgtacagggtcacacagctgggaagtgtctgaggccagcttggACCCCAGGAGCTCGTGTCTCTAGGCCCTGCTCCCACCTTGGGaatcttaaagtgccatataatgGCGGTGACTGTCATCAGGGGTGTGCTGATGGGCTCGCCCCTCCCCCAGCTCCACTCTACCccacttctccctcctccccgTGGCACGCTTGCTTGTTTCGCACCTGGAGCCCTTGATGTCCATGTCCACCCGCAGTACCAGGTCGGTATGGCATTCGTTATCAGGGCCGCAGTCCTTTGAGAAGGGGACCTGGGGAGGGGACAGAGCAGCATCCTGGGTCAGGGGCTTCTGGCCCCACAAGGGGAGGCCCAGGGCAGGGAGGCGCCGGGGGGCGACTCACCAGCTTTCGAAGGGAAGTCGGGGCGTCCTGGGCCAGCACAGGCCCTGGCTTTGTGCTGTTGTCCAGCTCGAAGGTGACGGCGAGGGCCACCGGCCGGAGGTAGTCGGACGCATCCTGAGGGTCAGTAAAACGGGTCGAGGGTCTCCTCCCGGACCTCCCACCTTGTCCTCCCCATCCGCCTCCTAAGGTCTGAGCCTTTTGAAGCTCTCCAAGGATGCTTCCCCCAGAGGCTGGCCATGGCCTGGCCCCGGCCCAGCTCCTCACCAGCACGTGGAAGTGCAGCTGCTGACACGTGACGTTCCCCACGCTGACGCCGAGCCGCCGCGCCGGCAGCCTCTGGCCAAAGCCGTCGAACGCCGCCCGGGCCCCGGCTGTCCGTTCGTCCAGCGAGGCGGAGAATCGGATATCTAGAGAAGGCAGTCGGGGAGAGAGGGTGAGGGCCAGGGGCCTGGCCAGGGGCTCCGGACACACTCCCCAGCCCAGAGGTCACTCACAGAAGCGGCGATTCCAGCGCCCCGGGGTTTGGGAGGTCACTCGGAAGCAGAGGTCGGCGGTCAGGCAGGCGGCCTCCTGGCCGTGTCGGCGGCAGTCCCGCTGGACGACACTGATGGCCGGAGGGGTCACGGCCAGGGACGGAGCCAGCCGGACGATGGGTCGGGAGCTGGGGCAGAGGGAAGACCCCAGAGAGAGATACCGGTGAGCAGCGCGTGCGGCTGCTTCCTGCCAACCCCGAGACCACTCGTCTGCCCTGAGAACGTGCCCCGTGAGCTGCGGCCCCACACCTGAGCAGCACGGCGGCCCCCTGCGCCCCCACGGCCACGTCCACCAGCTCGTCCCCGTCCAGGTCCAGTCGTCCATCCACGCTGCGACCAAAGTAGCTGAGCGGCTGAGACATGGAGGCAGCTGAAATGCGCTGAGAGGAGACCAGAGAGAAGAAGCTGGGCAAGGACGGGCGGGTGCCATCTCCGGGGCAACATCCCCCCCCAGCATCCTCCCTCCCGTTAAACACCTCTAGGAAGGGGGGTCACGAGAGCATCCCCCACGCCTTTCAGAGTGTCACTCCCAGGCCTCACCACTATCTCCACCCCCTCCTCGCCCTCCGCCAGCTCCTGCGGTCAGGGGGGCCCAGTATGGAGAAGGCAGAGCCAGACAATCTCACGGCAATGATATGCTTGCAGGGATCTGAATGGAGGGTGTGGACGAGGAGAGGTCTAGACCTCCATCTAGCTTGACCTAGCTGCGTGGCCTTGGTTGAGTCACacaatgagaagattggactcaGCGATCCCCAAATGTTCCTGAGTGGCGTTCCTGAGTATTTCTGCCACGCACTCCCCAGCTCTTCCTGACACAGTGTTCCTCTGGATCCCCTCACCTGCGCAGGACGGGGCCGGATGCCCCCCTGGCTCCCATGATAGAGGTAGAGAGCTCCTCGGTGTCCATCTTCTAGGGGCGCCCCCACAGCCACATCTGCAAAGCCGTCCTGGTTTAGGTCAGGCAGGGCACCCATCGCAAAGCCAAAACGGGAATCCTGGGGTGGCTCTGGCTGTAGTGTCCTCCAGAAGCTCAGCATGGACTAGGAGGAAAAGATGACCTAAATGTCCCAGCACCTCATTCATGTCTCCTCTCTGCCCCCTGCAAGCAGAATTCATTCTCTGCCTGTCCAGGAGGGCCTCACCCTACTTACCTGGCCCACCAGGTAGACATATACTCGTCCAGTCTCTCGGTTCTGAGGTCCCAGGTACATAGGGGCAGCCACGAGCAGAATGTCTGTCACCCCATCACCATCCGTGTCCAAGGGGCAGAGTTCACTGCCAAAGTAGGAGCCAATCTGGGATATGGGGAAGGGTAGCAGTGACCACAAGGGAAAGGAGTGTCCCAGGAAAACCcccaggagagggagagaacacgaGGTTCTCAATCCCCAAAAGGGCTTCAGGCCTGTGGCTgaatgctgggagccatcaggccatgatgccttgacagagtcatgggtggtagctaaggaggccacagagtggcccttggcaagatgtgattgcccactcagtcccccttacatgacctctctcatcaatatcctttacctatggaattgacatgattactattccccctagtctcagaaggaataatgcaagagcaaaatacctgtaccctaattctctaaaatatcaccaaaagatcatactcTCAAACCCAATCCcgaaagactatcatgggttaacttttacttaggtacataattcccaataaaactgtagctacaagccaagcccagaactttctcactcacagaaacttattctcatgaagcaagcacacaaatcaatcataaaggcccatacaaaacgtACAGGTAcattaagcttcaatatgcctcagtgacttgacttcacaaaccagtaacttgccagtgggaaactccctagtaaaccctgagaaatgaccagtctaatattaaatctgaattgtgttcccagtacccctcaacctcaatgatatgattgttgaattgtcttttaagaactgttgattaattattccattttattaaaagcaataagtaaatttccttgattgtttgtaagctcaaaactcctcacagggtagtgagaaaattaagccacctgtgatgaaatcactTATCTTGTGTGGAACCtttatgctgtctgtaatcacaatataagactatagaatgttaatcaagtgacttgttaaaaattaatatatcacttttccaattatctccatttagacatgtgtgttaggtaatgtatctgtgtgccaagaaaatgggtataaaaataaaaaccaagcctggGGATGGTGGGGCAGCTATCacatgcaaagcagtcccatggtgGTAATGATTAAGCtatcttctgtttgttatttttttttgactgatcattcaccaccTGTCCGGAACCCCTAGAGTCACGAGTGAGGCTGAACCTTGCTGGTGACAGCTGAAGACCTTCCCTCCCAACTTGACGGACCTCATCCCCAGCAGATTTCATCATTACTGAATGGTAAAGTGACTCTTGTGCCTCATCCTTACTGAATGGTAAAGTGACTCTTATGCCTCCCTCACACTCCTCATTCTTCTGGCTCTTTCAGCCTCCTCCTACTTCCATACCTGCTCCCCCTGAAGGCTCTGGGCAACGTTCATAGTCCCATCTTTCCTGAGCTGGAAAGCGATGACTTTTCCACGATGTTTAAAACGAGGGGCTCCTGAGAGAAACAAGCGTCGTCCACCCAGGAGGCTCAGGGAGGAAACCGAGTAACCTAGAAGTGTGGTGATGAgggtaaagaaaagagaagaagacagGGAGAGATTACAGAGTCACGGGACCTGGAGACACTGGGGAATCTATAGAGGAGAAGatgatttttaatcatttaaggAGAGAATTCAAAAGGCAAATTGAGGGGTCTCTTAAGAGGCATATCCTAGGAGGTAATC
It includes:
- the ITGA10 gene encoding integrin alpha-10, whose translation is MKTQLGMSLWLRARGRMNRTSGEKHKVEDTLGPPHTRMETSFQNPTFRRGMDRLGPTRPGCGFFPRPTTSALDLVTDPASLPSTLPLPGLCSPFNLDASHPRLFPGPPEAEFGYSVLQHVGGGRRWMLVGAPWDGPSGDRRGDVYLCPVEERPNASCAKGHLGDYPLGNSSSRAVNMHLGMSLLKTDADGGFMACAPLWSRACGTSVFSSGICAQVDASFRPRGSLAPTAQRCPTYMDVVIVLDGSNSIYPWTEVQTFLRRLVGRLFIDPEQIQVGLVQYGETAVHEWSLGDFRTKEEVVRAARNLSRREGRETHTAQAIMVACTEGFSPSQGGRPEAARLLVVVTDGESHDGEELPAALKACEAGRVTRYGIAVLGHYIRRQRDPSSFLREIRTIASDPDERFFFNVTDEAALTDIVDALGDRIFGLEGSHGENESSFGLEMSQIGFSTHQLKDGILFGMVGAYDWGGSVLWLKEGHRLFPPRTALEDEFPTALQNHAAFLGYSVSSLSLLGGRRLFLSGAPRFKHRGKVIAFQLRKDGTMNVAQSLQGEQIGSYFGSELCPLDTDGDGVTDILLVAAPMYLGPQNRETGRVYVYLVGQSMLSFWRTLQPEPPQDSRFGFAMGALPDLNQDGFADVAVGAPLEDGHRGALYLYHGSQGGIRPRPAQRISAASMSQPLSYFGRSVDGRLDLDGDELVDVAVGAQGAAVLLSSRPIVRLAPSLAVTPPAISVVQRDCRRHGQEAACLTADLCFRVTSQTPGRWNRRFYIRFSASLDERTAGARAAFDGFGQRLPARRLGVSVGNVTCQQLHFHVLDASDYLRPVALAVTFELDNSTKPGPVLAQDAPTSLRKLVPFSKDCGPDNECHTDLVLRVDMDIKGSRKKPFVVRGGRRKVLVSAALENTKENAYHTNLSLSFSKSLHLTSLTPQKDAAVKVECAATSSHGQLCSVGHPVFQTGARVTLALEFEFSCSAILGQALVRLAASSDSLEPDETLHDNVAQAAAYLRYEPELLVSSESTLHRYEVHPYGVLPESPGPEFKTTLRVQNLGCYSLPGLVVSAFFPAMAHGGSYFLSLSQIITYNASCTVQNLTEPSTAPMHSEDLRHTSQLNGSNTWRQAVRCHLGHLPRGTEISVQFLRLIHDEFFRRAKFKSVTVVSSFKLGVEEGSVLQLTEAAQGSESLLEIIQARHVPVSLWILVGSVLGGLLLLALIVFCLWKLGFFARKKAPEEDGDEKVDQ